A DNA window from Ipomoea triloba cultivar NCNSP0323 chromosome 10, ASM357664v1 contains the following coding sequences:
- the LOC116031558 gene encoding serine carboxypeptidase-like 11 — MLFANLLRRRCSSSLPLLLGTVVVLWFCSSHHVTATGSKVEYLPGVQPEGPLPFELETGYIGVGESEDIQLFYYFVKSELNPNIDPIVLWISGGPGCSSFVAMTQELGPLLFDIPKDIWTTLPTLSLNPYSWTKVASFIFLDLPVRTGFSYVKSSKNYTVSDVETSYHAAEFIRKWLEDHFQYQSNSFYVGGDSNSGFTVPMAVQAISYGIDARLKPRVNLKGYVIGNGVTLPVDNYEYTYGTARGLCLISEEQYTTVKDCIAINFSTPNCKNEGASMDVPQNIYWPNVIGEENDAKRFRGYNVHAFDRSVILLAALISSQWINDDKVLVALHVRKGCGEKWTKCRVPLPYERTVLDTRPYHANLSAKGYRSLIYSGHADLTVSSLYTEAWTKSLNYSIIDDWRPWLVNNRVVGYTRIFSNNMTYAKILGSDHIAPTITPAECFKMFKRWISYEQL; from the exons atgtTGTTTGCAAATCTTTTGCGACGAAGATGCAGCAGTTCTCTTCCTTTGCTTCTAGGAACCGTCGTCGTTTTATGGTTTTGCTCTTCACATCATGTTACAGCAACAGGCTCTAAGGTGGAGTATCTCCCAGGGGTTCAACCTGAAGGGCCTCTTCCATTTGAACTTGAAACCGG ATATATTGGTGTTGGGGAATCAGAAGATATACAactcttttattattttgtaaagtCTGAATTAAATCCCAATATTGATCCTATTGTGCTTTGGATCTCCGGTGGTCCAGGATGCTCTTCTTTTGTTGCAATGACGCAAGAATTGG GGCCATTGTTATTTGATATACCGAAAGATATATGGACGACCTTGCCTACCTTGTCACTAAATCCTTATTCATGGACAAAG GTTGCAAGCTTTATCTTTCTAGACTTACCAGTGAGAACAGGATTTTCGTACGTTAAAAGTTCAAAAAATTATACTGTGAGTGATGTAGAAACAAGTTATCATGCAGCTGAATTTATTCGCAAG TGGTTAGAAGATCATTTTCAATACCAGTCCAACTCATTCTATGTTGGTGGAGACTCAAATTCTGGTTTTACAGTTCCAATGGCCGTTCAAGCAATATCATATG GGATTGATGCAAGACTAAAGCCACGCGTTAATCTTAAG GGCTATGTAATTGGCAATGGGGTGACACTTCCAGTTGACAACTACGAATATACTTACGGAACGGCTCGTGGATTATGTCTTATTTCAGAAGAACAGTATACG ACAGTGAAAGATTGTATAGCGATAAATTTTTCTACTCCAAATTGCAAGAATGAG GGGGCTTCAATGGATGTGCCGCAAAATATTTATTGGCCTAATGTTATTGGAGAAGAAAATGATGCTAAGAGGTTCCGTGGGTACAATGTCCATGCCTTTGATCGTAGTGTAATACTTCTG GCTGCACTAATTTCATCTCAGTGGATAAATGATGATAAGGTTCTAGTGGCCCTGCATGTTCGGAAg GGATGCGGTGAAAAATGGACTAAATGCAGGGTACCTTTGCCATATGAAAGAACTGTACTTGACACTAGGCCATATCATGCAAATCTTAGCGCAAAAGGTTACAGGTCTCTTATATACAG TGGACATGCTGATTTGACTGTGTCTTCACTTTATACTGAAGCATGGACAAAATCTTTGAATTATTCTATCATTGATGATTGGCGACCTTGGCTTGTGAACAATCGAGTTGTTGG TTATACAAGGATCTTCTCCAACAACATGACATATGCCAAAATCCTG